The following is a genomic window from Daphnia magna isolate NIES linkage group LG4, ASM2063170v1.1, whole genome shotgun sequence.
TTTTCCGgcttttctatttatttacttatttagTGAGAGTCACATCCGTTAGATGGTGTGTTTTCCTAAAATTGAAACAAGTTTTTAAGACTGGAAGCCTGGAAGGCTCTAAATAACATGaaagaagatggaaaaattgttaaaaataatCTTATCCGAAATTTCTGAccagaataaaaataattctGTCAGTAAACTATTGGACGAGGACTTTGTACGATGTCTTTCGAAAGAAGAGTTTGTTTCTATCATTCACTATTGTTTGCATCTTGTTGCCTCACCTAAAGAACATAGTGAGTTGAGGAAAGAAACAGCAATTGAAATCTTGTCCATATTAAATGCATTCAGAAGGAAtgaatttaaagaaatttcACCTCAAGTTGTCAGTGAACTTATCTCATCAAATTTAAGTGAACCTGTTGATTTTGATATCCTTGCAACAGTCCAAGAGCTCTTGACTGTTGGTTTCCTTGAAGATGTTGTTTCTACAGAATTTTCCGACAGTGTGTTaaaaattctacaaaaattgCGTGGCAAACATAGCTTACCAGTTTTGGTGGACGTGGCAAATGTCATCCTATGCAATTCCAAATGTCTGCCTCCGCAACAACTGCGCCAACAATTCTGCATTGAAATAATTAATCTAATATCTTCTCTTAGCATTCCTGCCAGCCAATATATTAATTTTATGCAAGATGTCATGCTTGTATCGAAAATGGTCCAGAAGATATGGCTAAATTCCCCTCATGATGTTGGACTATCATCTTTGGCAATCATCTACACATTAATTGCTGAAAGCAGTAATAATGATCAGTTTATAACAACATATTTTATTTACGTGATGGAgttatttaaattattttgcaGGTAATGTTAGCCCTCCAAGTCAGTCTTTAGCGGCATTCTTGAATGTCACACCTAAAAGTCAGATAGAGATAGCCCTTGAAAAACTACTTATGCTACCAGGGTCATCCGGTAAAGACAAGCATGTAATTAGACTTGCTACTGTCCTATGTGATTGGCTAATCCAATGGCCCAAAGCAACTAGGATATCTTGTTGGGTTTTATCATTATTCAAGATGCTTACACTAGATGGTAGATCTGCAATTGTAGCTGAAGTGATCTCTCTTAAAGCTCCTAAGGTATGTACATTTATTAGTTTGGGAATTGTAAATGCAACAGTCAATGTAAAATTATTTACAGCTTATGGAACAGTCAGTCATTCCTATTATCAGAGCCTCTACTGCCCCGGTCTTGCCATACATGCTGTGTGCTTTTCGAGATCAACCACAGGAAAAAGTTGATTTTATGCTGAAGCCGGCCATCAGACTTGTTAATCTTTTGAAGACTCAGATTTCCAATGATAATGAAACACAACACCTAAGAAATGAATTGATGGAAGTTCTTCATATAATGAGCGAAAAACTGTCTTATACGGATGATCAGTTACGTCACTCGCTCCTACAAACAATATCTGTAAatttactttttcttctcgtGCATTCtgttttagtaatatttttgtACTTTGTAATTAAAAGGAATATCCCCGACCCAGTCCTCAACGTATACTGTCCAAGCTTGACTCTGTGCCGGCCTTGTTTGATCCTCGGTTTCCTAAGGATTGCAAGAAATTGGCTATACCGAATGGTAACTGGTTGGAATCTAGAACAGTTACTGGAAAAATTGGATTGATCAATTTAGGGAATACCTGTTACATTAATTCGATTCTGCAAGCTCTTTACATGAATTCTGAGTATGGTAGGAAATTTTAAGTTGAGGCTTCACAGTCATGCATTGTTGAAATTTGTTTAGTTTCACGCGAGCTGTACTTGGTTCAACCACCACTAATCACCAGTATGTCCTTACCCAGCTACAGCGGGTCCTAGTATTTTTACGGTACAGTTTCCGGGCAGCATACTCTCCTGCAGCATTCATCAAAGCTTCTCGCCCTCCTTGGTTCGAAGCCGGTAGACAACAGGACTGTTCCGAATTTTTGAGGTATTTCTCTATTTGTCATCGTTAATCCACTTTTAACTAATGGAGATGATGGCTGATTATACCAGGTATCTGATGGACAGCTTGTATGAACAAGAGAAAGCCGACCGATGTGTCCTACAGTGTGGTCACCGTTGGAAAGTTGGCGTTAGTAAAGAAACTATGAACGAAGCTGAACAAGTTGCGGAACCAGGAATCGAAGAAAAATCCGTAGAAGCGAATAATGAACTTCAGCGATGGATCACAGAAGAAGACTTGACTGTTGGACTTGCACAACCTGAGGAAAATCTGTCAGTGGGAAAAAATGTACAAGTACCTGACAGCCTCTCTAACGCCCATTCCGATTCCACGGATAGTGGCATCCAGTCTGTGGGCGACGGACTTGATGAAAAAGTTAAGTCATGCTCAAACTCGGAGAACCGGTCGATGGATAAAAAGGAACAACTAAGCCTCATACATAAGATATTTGGTGGGCAGATGACTACCACCTATCGATGCCTTGCATGTGGTACTGAATCGCATCATCAGGACTTTTTCACGGATCTTCACTTGGCTTTTCCTGATCCTGTTGCATCCGTGGCAAGCAGAACGACCATTGAATCGCCTCTTCAAGATAATGAAGAGCTAAGTCTTGATTCATTGTTGAAGTTTTATTTTACCGCAGAAAAACTTCAAGGCGAAAACCGCTACCACGTTAGTCAACCTTAGTTTGCAATTTAAAACGTTTGTTCATCGATGTTGTTTGATATTTAGTGTGATAACTGCGCCAAGCTGGTTCAAGAGGCGGAGAGAGTACTTCGTGTAACAGAAGCTCCGCAGCATCTGCTTTTAACTTTACTGCGATTCCATTACGATAAATTGCTTCAAAGGCGAGGGAAGATCACTCGTCAAGTTAGTTACCCTCAACGGCTGGATCTTCCTATTGATGGTGGAGGTACCATAAGTTATGTGCTTTACTCTGTCGTCATCCATTCTGGTGTGACACTGGATGGAGGTCATTACTATACGTTGGCGCGTAGCAGTGATCTGGGTCCGGAAGATGTTCTTGGGAAGGGAGATAAGTTGGCACCCTGGTTCATGTTCAATGACAGCCAAGTGTCGCGAACTGATTTCAATTCGTTGATCAACTTGTCACGTAGATATCCAACAGATACACCTTACCTCTTGTGGTACCGACGCGTGATGGATGACCAAGTAGGGAGTGCCTTGGGTATAGGCAAAACAACACCAGCTGTGCCACTGATACTGCCCTCCGACCTGAAGCATATGGTGGACGAAGACAACGCTAAGTTTATCCAAGAACGATTGCGATCAGCGAGTCGTCCAGCTCCTAGCATTTGGGCGAAACCAAAAAAGGATGATGATCAGGACAATCACCGGCGAGATCCTTTCCAAGATAATAATGGTTCACGTTTCATATTTTGAGGTGTTCATTAAGCGCTTCCGGAGTCGTTCACCTAAAATTGTATCGTAAAAAGTTATTTTGTATTTCGATCAAATGGAAGTTACTTTAAATGCGCAATCGCACCGTGGCTTTATAGTTAGTCGGCGGTGCACTTTCCCTGGCCTCTCACTCACTTGTACATGGCCTAATCCATTACATATCATTTGTAGTAAAAGTAGGCCACGGTTGTATGGAGTCATGTAGAACAAGCTGGCGAAATCTGTGCCTTCTAAGTAAGCACGACTACTGGCTGTCAAAACAACAGCGCAGAGGATGAAATAAACTGTCTTTTATTGTTTCTCTTGCTTTTAACCTTAAAAGTTGTCACGTTGCAATTTAGGACAAtgaaacgtaaaaaaaaaaaaaaaataccagtGATCTTCTGAAAAGCAAAATTTATGAATGACGGGTCGGAAAAATAATCGTGTTCAAGAGTTGCTTCGAAATTTAAGAATTAACCGACTTCCTTTTAGTCTTAGTTTTATCtgacttttcttttggttGCACTGACTGCAAAATCTTGAGAATAGCTTCTTCTTGATCAAATTCATCGCCGGAGCTAGCATCACATTTCAACGACTTCTCCTTATTTGATCTTAACTTGGCTCTTTTCTTCGGTTGCTCaaattttacttctttctCCGACAAAGAAGCATTCGATATTTTTTCTGGCGAAGCGTTCTTTACGAGCTTTTTGGATGATCCGTTAGCTTTTGGAGTTCGTGGTGGTGATGAAACACTTTCTGTTTTTTCAACTGATGGAGTTTGCTTGATTTCTGATGCCAGAGCTTTTAGACTCTTCTTTGACAATGACGATTCTTTCAGGTTCTTCATTGGGGAGGCAGTTTCAGGACCCTGAACTTGTACAGATTTTGGCATTGAGTCCAACTTTTTTTCTAGTGCTTTTAACTTCTTCGCCGACTCAGCCAATTTTGCTGATTTAGCCGAAGgagtttgtttcttttttaatacaGGAGTAGACTGTGGTGAGGTAATAGGAAGACTAAGTCCTAACAGCTCTTGGATGATGGATtcattgtcttcttcttcacccTCCTGTTCAAGTGCAATacccttcttttttaaagatttgCTGGGGGTCGCCGTACCATTCACTTTTTTCGAGTCCTTCGACTTCTTAAGAGAAGCCGGTTGATTCACAGATTTTTCTGGTGTTTTCATCTCTGTTAATTTTGAAcctccttcgtttttcttttccagacgcgattttgattttttctctgATGAAGGTGTTTTGAAGGAAATCTTTGTTTCTTCGTCAGAATCGATCTTCATTTCGAATTCAACTTCTAATTTTTGCTGTGACTTAATTTTTTCTGGCGACTTTGGCTGTTCTTCGATTCCTTCTAAAATCCTTTTTCctgtcttctttttcaaactgCTTTTGGTTTGTTGAAGTTCTTTCATTATTGGGTCTGCCAATTCTTCAGAACCCAGCACCACATTAGATTCGACTAATTCTGCATCTATGGAAGTTTCAGTGTGTATGCTGATTTGTGCTTTCTTCTGTGGGCAAAACGGTGTTGATGACTGTTCcagtttttttgaaaacttcTCAAATAAATTGGTTGCTAAACTTTCTACTGGAGCAGTATCTTCGATTTCAGATTCAATGCCTTTACCTCCAAATAGTttagcttttttctttttaggagTTTCCTTCATTACTGAATCTTCAGAAATTttacgttttcttttcttgtcttGTTCATTAAATTCATCCATAATTTTGCAAGTCTCATTTTGTGTTGGAACAGTATTTAGCTTTGATGTAAGTGAAAGCTTTGCTTCATTTTTCCGCTGAGACAGTGATAGTTTAGATCTCTTCTGTTCCATACTTTCTTCTGGGCTTAGAGCTATATTTGTAGATTCCTCACTTGCAAACTCAACTCCACTATCACTGCTTGTTCTTTGCCTTGATTCAGTACTTGGTTCAGCCTGAGGTCTGTAAAATATAATAATGCTTTAAATAAGTTTTAGCAACATTTTAAAGCAACACTTACATTAATTCAACAATTTTTCCTTCTATGTAAGGAACAATGCTATATAGATCAACTTTTGTGATGCTAAACTTGACCTTGTCTAGCAATTTTGCAGGTTTTCCCAACCAATTTTCAGATGCTACGTTAAACGGTTTTGGAAGACTAATGTTAAAAAGACCATGGACAAGACAACCAATATGATCAACACTTATCCTGTTCACTATCCCTAATGCAAGATATAACTGTTATTTTAATGTTGAAAAATTTCagaatgttttattttaccaaCGAGCTCCTGGTTAACTTCTGGATTAAAAATGTAGAAATTTCCTACTACATCAACATGAATGTCACTCAAATTGAAGAGCGTTTGGGCTTTAGATTCTCGAATAGCGAGGTTTCCGTAGCCAGCCAAAATTCCACCAAGGCTGTGTAAATAAACCAAATATTGATTAGTCCGTAATATGGGAATATCGAACACGTGCTTAAATGATTACTCTGGTTCGTAGCGAATCAATCTGCAATCTATAACAGATGCTACACTTTTGCCTAGATCACTCAAGTAATATGGAGGAATACAAAGATGCAATTTTTCATGAACAACTTTTACTGCTGATGATGAATTACACGAAATTTCTTTCCAAAAATCTTTTCTCAGAGAATTTGAAGCACTACCGAGCGCCATTTTAACTGCACCAAGTAGTTGTTGTCAAGTTTACATTAAACTGATCTAGCGGGAAAATTGCAATgtagattttttaaagaaggtACTGCGTCTGCATATCCTGGCATGTCTAGAATCTTAGCAAGCAGGATGTAGCATCCAATCCAGCCATAGGTGCCATTAAAACTTAATTAATATTAAGCACGACTAAAAATGCACAACTAAGCAAGGTAGTGAAAAAGCAGTGTTAGTATAATTTAAGCAGGATAAATCTGGAGCGAGATAGATAGAATATAGCGAGATAGATAGAATATAGCGAGATAGATAGAATATATCTATTCTATAACTCTGTCTGGAGAATTGaatttaataaattttctcCGCTCTGAATATTAAAAGGCATTATAAATATATAAGGGCATATAATATATAAGCACACTTATATATTTGATAAAGTACGGAGCAACCAAATAAAGTCAGGTTTTCGACCTCGTGTGGTCGAATACCTGGTTTGGTGGTCgataattattatatttatcAGGTCACATACGGATCATGACGCTGTTAGCAATTAGCCAAACGTTTGGTTTTGCTTTTCTTCGGAAAGACGGTGCATTCACCTATTTGACATATTCTCCAGGTGATAAACTTTTCCCTATAAATAAGAACTAGACGATCACTGATGACATTAGCTGTGTCCTGTTCTCAGATTGAGCACTTGCATACAAATATATCTCTCACCCAAAATGCAAAAGATCATCTTCTTGCTGCTTTCATGTAAGTTTTAAGGTTTAAAAGCATTTTCACGATGAGGTGTTTTACCTTGCTGTTTGATTTAATTGTTATTTGATTATGAATATTGATACCTCTTTTTCCATAGTCGCAATTGCGTTTTCTCTGTCGAATCCTGTTGCGGAGCGTGCACAGATTCTTAACGTAGGAGATGTGATCGCTTTGTTTGATGCAGACGAGCCAGATCAGCCAGCAGTTTTGTTTGTGCAACAGGCACCGCCAGATGAGACCCCTGCATTAAGAACCCTTACTTCTGAAGAATCGAAAGATGAAGACAAAATGGCAGAAAAAGATTGCGAAGGCTGTGACAGCGAAACTGAAACGCAAGAGAGGTCATTCCTTTTCAAAAAGTTGTTCTTGTCCCACTTTGTACGCCCGGCTCCCGTTCCTGTGGCACCTCCCATCCGGCAACGACCAGTGGCACCCCCTTCGGCTTTCCTCATTGGAACTGTCTATCAACCAACATCCTTCGTTGCGGCACCAATTAGAACTACTGGATCTACCGCTGGTGGTACGTCCGACGAATTTACAGGCAATAGCATTATTAGACTAATgtgcattttttaaaagtctTATCCATCGGCGGACAAACAACTATGCAGCTTGCCCAACCTTCCGCGGGCCTTTTATCCAGCTCAGTCAGCCAAATGAGTCCAGGTGCTGGCATTTCTGGACCACAGTTGATGCAAGGATTATTCTCCGGAGGACAATCGGCCATGCAAATAATCCGACCTTCTATGGCATTGCCTACAGCTGGTGCGAGTGTTCTAGGCTCTGGCTTGGCCGGGCAACAATTGCTACAAAGGCCGTTTATCGGAGGACAACAGGCAGTACAAACGGTTGTCCCCTCGACAGGTTTCTCTGCATTTTCAGTTGACCAAGGCAATGGGGCTGGAACACGACCAGCTCCACTTCAAGTTGCCACAGGTCCCTCTTCTACTGATGCATTGTCGACTGTACAAATAGCCAGACCTGGTTTATTTCCCAACGCAGCTGGACAAGGCAATATCGGAATTAACATTCAACAAAGCGGTATGTCACATTCTGGCAGTGGTTCTATCCCTAACTCTGTCGCCACCATCAATATATCAAATGCTGAGATACCGGAAGCTGAAACAACTGAACTGCCAGCAACAACGGAGGATGCGTCTCCCTGTTCCGTGTGTTAAAACCAAATGAGGGTTTGTTGTCGTGACTGTATtccaaaagcaaaaaaagagaTGGTTTGCTATTATTTAATAagttatttgttgtagttaaGTTGATGAATTTCTCGTAATAATACAGAGATATTAGCAAGCAACAAATTTCTGCCCATCGATCGATTTCCATTCCTTTTTATAGTAATCAATTTGAGGTTAATTAATAGTTTAAACCATCATTATCTAATAATCAACGAAACTTATACGTGCATGCGTCCTTAAaaaaatcacaacaaaaacTACCTGAAATACTATTTGGGCTACTTGCATGGGGTATTTTCTCAGTCGTATCCTAGCAAAGTGAATAGTCTCAAACGATTGAGTAGATAGCTAGAAATCCGGTAGAGGTGGTCTCGTCGTCTGATGTCAATCTAACAAGCATTTGATTTGTGGACGAGTTGACTGCAAAAGGCAAACTTGCTGATCCTGATTTCTCCAAGAGCAGCGGAGAATTTACCGTAGGTCCGTCGTACACCTGTGTAAATTTACATTGCATTTACGAAATGAAATGTGAGTTTGCTTACGCTGCATTGATTTACAGCCTAGAAGCTACTTACATATAGGAAATCAAACCCCTCCTGTGTTTCCAGCAATGCGAACAGAAGGTTAATCTTCGTATGCGGTGCAGTGACGATATTCCAACGAAAATCGGCTAAATTTGGGTATGGGGCTGGGTAATTAGGACTTTTAATCGTTCCTGATGTTGCAGTAAGGCCATCAATGTTGGTAATTGTGAGTTTTATCTGAAAATTAGCAGAGAAATAGTGTTAAACTTGACAAGACTCATGTGCGGAACTTCAAGTAGCTTACGGTGTTGACGTGCCAATTGAAAGTATTCCTGTGTTCGCCTTGTTCCGGCCAGTTCATCCGTATCATCATTTTTGGACTGATTGAATAAATGACTCGTGATGAACGAGCTAAAAGGCCTTTATCGTCCCAAAGTACTCGACCCGATGTGTTCCAACCATCATACACCTGTTCAAGATAAATCGAGGAAAACCAAACAGGAAATTAGAAATGTGATGGCTTTTCAAAGTAATTTTTATGCCGTGCAGTCATGATGGGGTTGTTGGCCAAAGTCGCAAACTTATAAGTTGATGTATTCCTCTTGCTATCGAACTTTTCTTTTAGTACAATTATTCCATCGTGTTGCGCAGCCTCCACAAACCAAATGCAGTCAGAAACAGGGTTGGTTAGGGAACTGTAACTCCATGACGAAATGATACCATCACCATGGATGTAACCTCCGCAACCTGATGTAGCCAAAATTACTCCTTAACTATAGAAATTTATATATGTGACAAAATCAAACCGGGAATAAATGGTTGTTCTTTATCAAATACCTATTAATACAGCAAACGTGAAACGTGAGCCCGATTCATTTAAAGTTATAGGTTTTAACTTACACTTGCGTAGAAAATGTCCACTCCATAGCTTTGGTCGTAATAGGATGGAAACTCTACGTACAAATTATTTGACGACGATCGAACTGAAATTGGTTTAGTTGAACCGCTATGAGACAAGAGGAGCGGGCTTGTTGAATATGGTCCATCATAAACCTTTTCGCCAAAATACATTAGTGTAGTTTGCTTTTCCCTTCTGATATCTTGCAATAAATGAAGGATTTAAGTTAGTTCCTTAATGTTACCCTACCTTCAAAAAGTGGTTCTCTTTGGTGCGGAATTTATTGAATGCGAGCCAAATGGTATGGTTTGCTTGTACAGTAATCGCAATAATAGATTTCTGCACCAGGTGCATCAGATTATTTTTGTGAATATCTTCATCCGGTTTTGTTATCGGTGCCGAAACGATATGGCCAAAGCTTGTCGTTAGCTGATTACAAGACACGGAATACTCTTGTTGGATAAAAATATACACATGTGCATTAATTTGTGCAAACTTAGGGAAATTCAAATAAACGGATGACACGGAAATCTTACCACAGTCGTAGTGTTCATCAGAACCGTCAAGGCAATCGTATTTGCCATCACAGACAAGTTCGTTAGGAATACATTGCCGACCGCACTGGAATCCATCATTGCACTGCACATCCATTAGAATTTAGGTCAAAtagtgttttaaaaaattgcaattaaaaatttgTGTAGTCtacaagtgaaaaaaaaaaatggttgcaATACTCACTGGTGGTGGTTGATTTCCGATAAACCAAAACTGCCGACTTTTGGCACAATGCAGCTCATCCACTCCCGATTCGCAATCTTTTTCTCTGTTGCAAATTTTATCGTTATCAAGACATCCGCTGGTTTTTGTAGCACCAAAGGCGGAAGCGTAAGGATCGAATTGATCGATAATTCCTCGACAGAAGAACTTTTGAGACGAACAGCGCCACAAGCCTTCAAACGAAGTTTTGGGGCTGATTCctgttttttaaagaatcaAATTCAGAATTGTTCAAAGTTTTTATGAATGACATATTTCTGTTAATTGACTCTTAAGGAATTTCAGAGAAAGTAAAGTGTAATTTTCTGTCATACCTCGTTGAGATGTGAAAGTTTCCAACTTGAAAGGTTCTGCACCGATAGATGCATTTGAATACTCTGATTTTATCTCGAACATATACTTTCTACACGCGTCTAACGATTTCCACTTGACTGGACAGGTATGGCAGGCAGGCAAATTGATTGAGAACAGGTTCGCTTCATCCGATTGTCGTTTCAGACAATGGTGTGGAATTTTGATGAATGAATTTTCTCGTTCTGGAACACCCCGTAGTAGTTCTCCATCCTTGGATAGATTTCTTTTACTAGGAGAAATCACACAGTAGAAAAAACTTTTCTCTATACCGGAAAGATTTGCAAGTTCACCGCAGTCAATTCAGAAGAATGGCCGGAACTATCCGTCCAATTTAGAATGATCGATGTCTCACTTGGAGCCTTTCTCAATTCGGCTTCGCTTTTGGAGATACCCAGACACACAAAATTACCTAACACAAAACATAATGCTTTACAGTAAACAGAATTTTTACatcacttcttttttttcttctgacaTTTAGATACACAAGATTTTTCGTCGATAATGGGTAATCATTTGTCAATACTTGCTGGTTGGTTTTCTGCCTGTACGGTCCAGAGTATGCCCACAACGAAGAAAGCACTTGAAAAGCAGAAACCATGACGCAACTCCATGGTTGCTACGGGCCAGTGAACACTCGTAAAACTTCCTTACAGTACCACACGCAAGTAAAACTTTGACTGAAAACGGAATAGCACAACTTTATGTGCCCACTTTTGTGTATGTTTGTTGTGTTAACGTTGTGGATGAAATTTAACGTTTGAACAATGCAACAAACTTGACACCAGTGAACACCTTAAGGTGGTATTCAGCACTAATGGGAAACGttaaaaagagggaaaaactaaacaaaactcCCCTTTTGTCCTGGGGGAAGGACATTTaaagatttttgtttcattcttttatCTGCTTTTTGTAAGGCTCCCGTCCTCTCGGGTTTTTCCTTGCCTCAATGTTTTTATAGCCCATAGCCAAGTTGTACCTTTACCTTTCGACCTCTACCTTGTCTTCTTTCTCGGAACAATGATTTTGTATTGCCATTCCGTATAGCACCAAGTGTTGCAACGTTCTTTAGCAACTTTTTCTTCTGCATGCTCAAATTTAATGCTCCCACCAACCCAACACTTTTCACAGATTAAGACTTTAACATCAACACATTTCATATTATACACTAGACCCCATTCTTGCGAATATTAAATGCAAGTAATTACAATTCATCGATATGATTAGCTTAATAGAAATCATACTGATGAGTATACAGCAAGAAAACCAGGAGAAGAAGTATCTTCATCTGATACGAACCTAACCAACACTTGATTGGTCGACGAATTAACAATGAACGGTGTTGGAAGTAATCCCGACTTTGTCAGCAATAATGTTGAACGCAGCGTTGGTCCATCATACACCTACGggtaaagaaataaaacataaacACTTGTTAATGCCTCATCAGAAAGTCGTCATTTGATTACTCACGTAAAGGTAATCCGCGTCCGCCTGAGTTTCGAAGAGAGCGAATAATAGCCGGACTTTTGAGCCTGGTTCAACTTTAATGTTCCATCGGCAATCAACTGAGTTGGGATAAAATGTGGGATAATTTGGACTTTTTATCGTTCCAGTGTTTTCTTCAAAGTGGTTGTTGCAATGTGGCGTGGATTTCTGTGTGGCCACAGCGTAATAACATTGATATATTCTCTGGAGCAGGATGTAACTTGGATAGTAATAAATAACTGGTATATTTACTTGAGTGGTAATCCACCATGAGAAGTCAAGATTTTCGTTCGGCGTCGTTGTCCATATTGGTATTTTTATATGAACCATCACCTTATGTGTGATAGAATAAATggccactttttttttaaattcatctTCTTTTCCATCGTATAGGACAAGGCCATCCGTATTCCATCCATCATAAACCTTGTAGAGTTAGAAGTATCTTACATAGCTCGGAAATTAATATAAAAATCTCATCGTATAAAATAAAAGGCTTGCCATTAAAGTACggtaaaaatttaatttccgATATGCATCAGAATCAGATATATTCGTCTTCAATAAAAGGGTATCGTCACTTTGCGTGGCTTCTATGTACCAAAAGCAGCCGGTATTGAACGTCGTGGCCAAAGACTTTGGAATGATACCGTCACCGTAAATATACCCACCGCAGCCTATTAATTGTTACGCCAGAGATAGTCCCAGAAGAATTGAGATTTCAGCGTTTCTTAAATTTCAACTTGgtaatggaaaaaagaaaactcacCTGGAAGAAATTGATCGTCAGTGCTTCTTACCTGCAAATAAAACCACATACCAGATGTTACCCTAGATTCTCACTATTTCTAGCATAACAGCTTACACTTGTATAAAAAGCTTCAATCCCATAAGTCGTGCTCCAGTAAGACGGAAATTCAACAAATAAGTCGCTGGATGATGACCTTACGGAGTATGGCTTGGTGGATCCGTTGTGCGATAATAACAGAGGACTTGTTGAATAAGGGCCGTCGTAAACCTAATGACACAAGTTTGATCTTTAGTGCTTCAGTATGAGCTACTGTTTGAATATCTCTTTGTGTTACTTTGACTATGTGTTGGTTTTGGAAGGTGTTAAACTTGTTAAATGTCAGCCAGATGTGATGAGTGGATTGCACCGATATCAGAACCTTTGTATTCTGTGCAGTGTTAACGATTTTATCCCGATGGATTTCGTACGGTGGCATGTGGAACTTCTGAGACGAAAAGTTACCCGAAGGATTGGTGAGCTGAAAACACGTATTTTCTGagtcaaataaaattaaaaactgaTTTGTCAACTAGTTTTCAAAATTCCACGTGCATTTTAAACAGGGTGAACTAACCGCAATGAGGACCCTCGTCAGAGCCATCCACGCAATCAAAATTTCCATTGCATACCAACTCTTTTGGTATGCACTGCTGCCCGCACCGAAATCCACCTTTATAGCAAACCTAGAACGCAAGACATCTCAAAAGTTATTAACTATTTAATACTTATTCAGTATGACATGTAATTTACAAAGTGAGCACGTCGTATTAATCTGTAAGTAACTCTTCGGTATAATATAATTAGATACATGATTGAGCCGTGCCTTCTGTGTTTAATAGTCGACAATTTGTGCACATTTTCAAAGCGTGTATCCGGTTATGTTTGATTGGTACTTAATAGTAGAAAGGAACT
Proteins encoded in this region:
- the LOC116922000 gene encoding cubilin-like, with amino-acid sequence MELRHGFCFSSAFFVVGILWTVQAENQPASNFVCLGISKSEAELRKAPSETSIILNWTDSSGHSSELTAVNLQIFPDGELLRGVPERENSFIKIPHHCLKRQSDEANLFSINLPACHTCPVKWKSLDACRKYMFEIKSEYSNASIGAEPFKLETFTSQRGISPKTSFEGLWRCSSQKFFCRGIIDQFDPYASAFGATKTSGCLDNDKICNREKDCESGVDELHCAKSRQFWFIGNQPPPCNDGFQCGRQCIPNELVCDGKYDCLDGSDEHYDCEYSVSCNQLTTSFGHIVSAPITKPDEDIHKNNLMHLVQKSIIAITVQANHTIWLAFNKFRTKENHFLKVYDGPYSTSPLLLSHSGSTKPISVRSSSNNLYVEFPSYYDQSYGVDIFYASVFDKEQPFIPGCGGYIHGDGIISSWSYSSLTNPVSDCIWFVEAAQHDGIIVLKEKFDSKRNTSTYKFATLANNPIMTVYDGWNTSGRVLWDDKGLLARSSRVIYSISPKMMIRMNWPEQGEHRNTFNWHVNTIKLTITNIDGLTATSGTIKSPNYPAPYPNLADFRWNIVTAPHTKINLLFALLETQEGFDFLYVYDGPTVNSPLLLEKSGSASLPFAVNSSTNQMLVRLTSDDETTSTGFLAIYSIV